In a single window of the Mus musculus strain C57BL/6J chromosome 6, GRCm38.p6 C57BL/6J genome:
- the Pdk4 gene encoding [Pyruvate dehydrogenase (acetyl-transferring)] kinase isozyme 4, mitochondrial produces the protein MKAARFVMRSASSLSSASLVPREVELFSRYSPSPLSMKQLLDFGSENACERTSFAFLRQELPVRLANILKEIDILPDRLVNTPSVQLVKSWYIQSLMDLVEFHEKSPEDQKALSEFVDTLVKVRNRHHNVVPTMAQGILEYKDTCTVDPVTNQNLQYFLDRFYMNRISTRMLMNQHILIFSDSKTGNPSHIGSIDPNCDVVAVVQDAFECAKMLCDQYYLTSPELNLTQVNGKFPGQPIHIVYVPSHLHHMLFELFKNAMRATVEHQENRPSLTPVEATVVLGKEDLTIKISDRGGGVPLRITDRLFSYTYSTAPTPVMDNSRNAPLAGFGYGLPISRLYAKYFQGDLNLYSMSGYGTDAIIYLKALSSESVEKLPVFNKSAFKHYQMSSEADDWCIPSREPKNLAKEKLAV, from the exons ATGAAGGCAGCCCGCTTCGTGATGCGCAGCGCCAGCTCGCTGAGCAGCGCCAGCCTGGTCCCCAGGGAGGTCGAGCTGTTCTCCCGCTACAGCCCGTCCCCGCTGTCCATGAAGCAGCTGCTGGACTTTG GTTCAGAAAATGCCTGTGAAAGAACGTCCTTTGCTTTTCTGCGGCAAGAGCTGCCCGTCCGCCTGGCCAATATCCTGAAGGAGATTGACATCCTGCCTGACCGCTTAGTGAACACTCCTTCGGTGCAGCTGGTGAAGAGCTG GTATATCCAGAGCCTGATGGATTTGGTGGAGTTCCATGAGAAGAGCCCAGAAGACCAGAAAGCCCTGTCAGA GTTTGTAGACACGCTGGTCAAAGTTCGAAACAGACATCATAATGTGGTCCCTACAATGGCTCAAGGCATCCTGGAGTATAAAGACACCTGCACAGTGGACCCCGTTACCAATCAAAATCTTCAGTATTTTTTAGACCGGTTTTACATGAACCGCATTTCTACTCGGATGCTCATGAATCAGCACA TCCTCATATTCAGTGACTCAAAGACGGGAAACCCAAGCCACATTGGAAGTATCGACCCAAACTGTGATGTGGTAGCAGTAGTCCAAG ATGCCTTTGAGTGTGCAAAGATGCTCTGCGACCAGTATTATCTAACATCGCCAGAATTAaacctcacacaagtcaatg gaaaatTTCCAGGCCAACCAATCCACATTGTGTACGTTCCTTCACACCTTCACCACATGCTCTTCGAACTCTTCAAG AATGCCATGAGGGCCACGGTCGAGCATCAAGAAAACCGTCCTTCCTTGACCCCAGTAGAGGCCACTGTCGTCTTGGGAAAAGAAGACCTTACAATcaag ATTTCTGACCGAGGAGGCGGTGTTCCTCTGAGGATTACTGACCGCCTCTTTAGTTACACGTACTCCACTGCTCCAACACCTGTGATGGACAATTCCCGGAATGCCCCTTTG GCTGGTTTTGGTTATGGCTTGCCAATTTCTCGTCTCTACGCCAAGTATTTTCAAGGAGATCTGAATCTCTACTCTATGTCAGGTTATGGGACAGACGCTATCATCTACTTAAAG GCTTTATCTTCTGAGTCTGTAGAAAAGCTCCCAGTCTTTAACAAGTCAGCCTTCAAACATTATCAGATGAGCTCCGAAGCTGATGACTGGTGTATCCCAAGCAGGGAACCGAAGAACCTGGCGAAGGAGAAGCTGGCAGTGTGA